GGATGACAGATTTTTCATCCTACCCTCATACCAGGTAAAATATTTCAACTTCTCCGACTTGGTCGGGTTTACCCTTAGCTGGGTtgaaattttctaataattttgagAGCTCATGTTTCAGCGagcttcccttcaagtctagctGAAGGAGGTgtcagccgactgactagacatgaaTTTATATTTAGTTGAGTTACATAGCTTGAGCAATATTATGTGTTTGATCAGGCTTGGCCCATTGAGTATAtgcaaaacttatttattttttatttaacttatGACATACTTCgagttatataaggctaaatgcctcaaATGCAATCGATATGTTATACTCAATCAAACCCTTTTGACCTTGGCTGATACTAACCTATCTATAGTAGACATGTTataccggtcgatattagcctgtcTATGGTAGACatgttatcccgaccaatattagcctgTTTATTATAGATATGCTATCCTGACTGATATTAGCCTATCTATTATAGACATGTTATCCTCATCGATATTAGCCTGTCTATTATAGTTATATTAATTCAGACAGTGCTTCACGCATGACTGACTATTATTATTTCTTATTTTCTATCTTCGACCCGGGATCTGTCAAACCCAATCCATCCTCTTTTATTACACATAGTAAACTACGCCTTCTTTCCAGaatttccttgattatgattggcTTTTCAACGGTAAAAGAATGTTGGAGGCACGTGACGAGGCGCCACCAACCCCTACATGATTTGATTTGTCGCGTCTATCATAAATGTCCATTTATGGTCATATGACGTgtgtcttttctcatcttctgtgTAACACCAGCGTCTGCATGCATCTATAATCAACGGTGTTTGTTGCAAAAAGGTATTCTAATCTGACGATTATTATATGTTCtttcaaccctaaacccttcatcttatTGTCGACTTTGTTCCTTTTTTCCTTATCTTAGTGTTTCTTCTTTGCTGCAATCTTTGATCAACCCTCGCGCTCACCGTCTTCCAATGATCTTCTGTCTTAACTCTCAGTAAGTAATATGTTATTCTGTTAACCCTTACTTCTATCTATGGCTGAAGAAACGATTGCCCCCTGGTATGCTCAAATTTCATCCTCTTTCAACAAGGATGCTCGGCTTGCTATTCGTaggcaatatgaaattcctagggaATATGACATCATAATTCCTAAACCAAATGAGCATCCTCACCATCCTCCTGCTAACTGTGTAACTTTCTTTAGGGATTAGTTGATAGGGGTTTTAAGGTTTCCCATTTTTCCTTTTCTGATAGATGTAAGCCAATACTTTGACATTCCTCTTCAACAATTTGTGCTTAATGCCTTTCGTTATTTGTATGGCAtatacatgttgtttcgtacatttgatattcctcctactcctcaaaatgttTCCATGTTTTCCTATCCAAATTTAGCAGAGCAAggtgtttttcttttccaatttcggactaagatggtcctttttgatgaTATGTCTTCTTCTCataaagcctggaaatctcgcttcttctttataaagttttcgggacctattccttggtcccatgcttggagatcttctttacctcctttacctgatatcaaggagtttcatcttcacccttctcttcctctttattgtgaaaagttgttatGTCATCATCTTTCTATCACTAAATGGCTATGGAGCGATCTTCTGTATCTGTTTGGTTTGAGCCCAGTCAGATATAAGATACACAGCTCCTTAGGTAAAATTCTGTTTCTTCTTCTAttaatttttactaactaaaacattttcTTCCATTTTGTGTAGTGGCTGATTTTTATGCTACTTCGATTgatgaagaactacgtctggaagaggcCGAACTTCATGATAAAGAGCAAGAGCTTCTTGTTGCAATTAATCCACCATCTTCAATTGAAGCTTCGGTTCCTCTAGTTGAAGCTTATAGTTCTCAAGTGGCTCCTAAAGTTCTTGAGGTTCTTCCCGTAGAAACTCCTGCTGTCTCTTTGCCAATTGTTTCTTCATCAGTGGTTGTTGCTTCTTCACCAGCCACTTCCCTTCCCGTTATCGAGTTTACATCCCTTGCAAGCTCAGGAAAATCCCTTACTGAAATTGCCCCTAGCAAACGCCCGGGACGCAAACTCACTAGAGCTCCCCCCTCAAAAAGGAGACTCATTCTTCCTGCTAAGGAATTACCCTCAGAAGATTTTGCTTCCGCTACTCTTTCTTCTACCGAGTCTACTTGGGACGATCTCTACCCTTCCcctatttttccttcctcttcctcttctagcAATATTGCCCCTGGCAGTACTTCTTTTACCTTTCCCTTATCTGTTTCAGAATCTGGGTCTTTacctccttcctcctcttcttatTTGGATTTTGCTCCCCCTTCTATTCCAACTTCCTCTTTTTCTACCACTTCATCTTCTATCCCTGTTCTTCCTATACTGCTGGGAGGTTCTTTTACCACTGCTCGGGAGGAAATGCGCCCTATTTTGAAGAACTTACCCCTCCCGAGATAATCGATCAATTCTCCTATGAGGAAACCAAGGTATGTCTGCTATTACTTATTTGTTATTTATCCATGACTGCGTTATGACCCATTCTTATGACCGTAGCGATGGATGGCCAATATGGGTCTAGCTCGACTAATGCATAACTTATATTATGAGAACGAGAAGCTGAAACAATAAGTTGTTGAGATGTCCTCTACCACCCTCTCAGAAGAATCGAAGAAATAATATGAAGCTCAGCTTGAAAGCCTTCAATCTCAATTTAAATCGGCTACGGACCTCAACACTGAATTATCTTCCAAATTAGAGAAGCAGGTTGTTAAGACAGACAAACTGAAATCTGATTACAAGTCTACCTTAGCTGACAAACTCAAAGCTTTACAGTTGAAGGATAATGAAATAGCTTCTTTAAACACTTCCCTGAATACAGCTAAAACAGAGGCCTCCACAAAAGATGCTGAACTGAGGT
The genomic region above belongs to Zingiber officinale cultivar Zhangliang chromosome 11A, Zo_v1.1, whole genome shotgun sequence and contains:
- the LOC122031354 gene encoding cell wall protein TIR4-like; translated protein: MAMERSSVSVWFEPMADFYATSIDEELRLEEAELHDKEQELLVAINPPSSIEASVPLVEAYSSQVAPKVLEVLPVETPAVSLPIVSSSVVVASSPATSLPVIEFTSLASSGKSLTEIAPSKRPGRKLTRAPPSKRRLILPAKELPSEDFASATLSSTESTWDDLYPSPIFPSSSSSSNIAPGSTSFTFPLSVSESGSLPPSSSSYLDFAPPSIPTSSFSTTSSSIPVLPILLGEKQVVKTDKLKSDYKSTLADKLKALQLKDNEIASLNTSLNTAKTEASTKDAELRSS